The Heliorestis convoluta genome includes the window ACTGACCTTATTTCCTTCATGTTAACCAGTCATGCCCGGTTGGGCACAACCACTGATGAAAATAACTTTTCCTGATTACGTTGGGGTTACTTCATAGAGGGGCCAGGTCATCACGCTTTCCTCCGCTCTGGACTGGTCCCACGCTGTTACCGCCAGCAAGCTGGCGACAGCTGAGGTCCCAAGTCCCGCTGCGGAAAGCGTGATGCCCAGTCCCAGAAGGTTTTTGCTGATTGTTACTTCCGTTGGAATAGCTTGGCGAAACTTTCTTCTATCCGCAACTACCTATTGTATTTGCAATGCAATAGGCCAAAACTCAGTCACAATCAGCAAGATGTATCTGGGTCAGGCGTTATGACTTCCTGGAGAGAGGACTTCAGACCTCAGCCATCGGCAGCTTGCTGCCGCTCATGGCGTGGGATGAGTCCGTTCGGAAGGAATTCATAACGCCTGACCCCACCACAGGGTAGCTATTTTCGTGTTATAGTAAAGGAAGGTTATAAATTTTGACTGTCGAAATAGTCAAGTGTAAGAAGTAATAATCATAATGTTCATTCAGAAAGGTCGTGTCCTCATGCCTCGTCGCTTTGAGACAACGGTACAATGGTTGCGCCATCAAGTATTAGTAGAAGTAGCTCGCATGGCTATGAACGGAAAGATAGAGCAAGATAAAGAAATGATTCCCTACGTAGTTGTACCTGGGAAGAAGTCACGATTCCGTTGTTGTGTCTATAAAGAACGAGCTGTTGTTAAGCAAAGGGTAGAACTCGCTTGTGGTTCTGGTAGTGATGGTTCAAGAAACTGTAAAAGTGGTGAGATTATTCAAGTCTTAGAGACAGGTTGTGATGAATGTCCTGTCGATCGCTTTACGATTACAGAAGCTTGCCGTGGTTGCATATCTCATCCTTGTATGGAGTCCTGCCCCGTTGATGCAATCGTCCAAATTAATCGACGTGCCTATATTAACCAGAACAAATGCATCGAATGCGGCCGTTGTCATAGTGCCTGTCCCTATGATGCCATTGCCGATACACAACGCCCATGTATCAAAGCATGTCCCGTAAAAGCCATTGATTTTGGGGAAGACAAGGTTGCTCGAATCAATCAAGATAAATGCATTTACTGTGGTCTCTGTGCTCTGCGCTGTCCCTTTGGAGCAATTGCCGATGTATCCTGTATCATTCAAGTGGTAGAGTTGTTAAAGAAAAAAGATCAAGTGCCGATTCATGTTGTTATGGCACCATCTATCGTGGCGCAGTTTGAAGATATATCACTAGAGCAAATTCATGGTGCTTTGAAAGCACTCGGCTTTTCAGCCGTTCACGAAGCTGCTTTGGGTGCCGATATGATTTTAGCTGAAGAAGCAGAAGAAGTGCTGGAAAAAGTTCGAGAAGGTTCTTTCTTAACTTCCTCTTGTTGCCCTGCTTTTGTAGAAATCATTCGAAAGCACTTTCCTGAGTTGCAACATAACATCTCTACATCCGTTTCACCCATGATAGCCGTCGGTCGATATGTCAAAAAGCAGCATCCTGAGGCGATTACCATTTTTATTGGACCTTGCATAGCCAAGAAAGTGGAAGCTCGTCAAGGGGATCGCAACGACGCCATCGATTATGCCCTTACTTTTGAAGAGATGCTAGCTCTATTTGTCGCCGCTGGTATTGAACCTGCAGAATGTGAGCCTATTCCCTTAGAACAATCTTCTGTCTTTGGCCGCGCTTTTGCCCGCTGTGGTGGCGTCGGTGAAGCGGTAGCACAGGCGGTAAAAGAATATAATTTGCCTCTTCAAGTCAATCCAGTAAAATGTGATGGGGCCGCTGAATGTATCAAAGCATTGCGCATGGCGAAAGCAGGGAGACCACCTGGCAATTTTATTGAAGGCATGGCCTGTGTAAACGGTTGTGTCG containing:
- a CDS encoding 4Fe-4S dicluster domain-containing protein, whose protein sequence is MFIQKGRVLMPRRFETTVQWLRHQVLVEVARMAMNGKIEQDKEMIPYVVVPGKKSRFRCCVYKERAVVKQRVELACGSGSDGSRNCKSGEIIQVLETGCDECPVDRFTITEACRGCISHPCMESCPVDAIVQINRRAYINQNKCIECGRCHSACPYDAIADTQRPCIKACPVKAIDFGEDKVARINQDKCIYCGLCALRCPFGAIADVSCIIQVVELLKKKDQVPIHVVMAPSIVAQFEDISLEQIHGALKALGFSAVHEAALGADMILAEEAEEVLEKVREGSFLTSSCCPAFVEIIRKHFPELQHNISTSVSPMIAVGRYVKKQHPEAITIFIGPCIAKKVEARQGDRNDAIDYALTFEEMLALFVAAGIEPAECEPIPLEQSSVFGRAFARCGGVGEAVAQAVKEYNLPLQVNPVKCDGAAECIKALRMAKAGRPPGNFIEGMACVNGCVGGPASFNHKAKAKRMVDEHSKKAILKTISEATSLLK